One genomic region from Argentina anserina chromosome 2, drPotAnse1.1, whole genome shotgun sequence encodes:
- the LOC126782992 gene encoding uncharacterized protein LOC126782992, giving the protein MEKKQGFFSALKDEVVRGLSPSRSRSRSSSPARSASPMSSLLRRTKKHHHHAADQPEIGRSGSLRPVMEGPDPDGGEIGDSKRVGSGLGHWMRGQLSRTPSVSSAVQNSRRSDLRLLLGVMGAPLAPLHVSTSDPLPHLSIKDTPIETSSAQYILQQYTAASGGQKLQNSIKNAYAMGKVRMVASEFETATKVMKTRNASRCAESGGFVLWQMNPDMWYAELAVGGSKVHAGCNGKLVWRHTPWQGAHTAKGPVRPLRRALQGLDPRSTASMFADARCIGERKVNGEDCFILKLCADPQTLKSRSEGPAEIIRHVLFGYFSQKTGLLVHMEDSHLTRIQSNGGDAVYWETTINSFLDDYRPVEGIMIAHSGRSVVTLFRFGEMAMSHTKTKMEEAWTIEEVAFNVRGLSMDCFIPPADLRSETIMSEACELPHDERGKGGGIAAAVQRAKVAALEKEHIANGDSMRWKMEI; this is encoded by the exons ATGGAGAAGAAGCAAGGTTTCTTCTCTGCTCTCAAAGACGAGGTCGTCCGCGGCCTCAGCCCCTCCCGCTCCCGCTCCCGCTCCTCCAGCCCCGCCCGCTCCGCCTCCCCCATGTCCTCTCTCCTCCGCCGCACCAAAAAGCACCACCACCACGCCGCCGACCAGCCCGAAATCGGGAGATCCGGCAGCCTCAGGCCGGTCATGGAGGGCCCCGATCCGGACGGCGGCGAAATCGGGGACTCCAagcgggtcgggtcgggtctcGGCCACTGGATGCGCGGCCAGCTCTCCCGCACTCCTTCCGTGAGCTCGGCCGTGCAGAACAGCCGGCGGTCTGATCTCAGACTCCTCCTCGGCGTCATGGGAGCTCCGCTTGCTCCCCTCCACGTCAGCACCTCCGACCCTCTCCCTCACCTCAGCATCAAGGACACTCCCATC gaaaCTTCCTCTGCTCAGTACATACTGCAGCAGTACACGGCCGCATCTGGTGGGCAGAAGCTGCAGAACTCGATTAAAAATGCTTATGCAATGGGGAAGGTTAGGATGGTAGCTTCTGAGTTTGAGACTGCCACAAAGGTGATGAAGACCAGGAATGCTTCTAGATGTGCAGAGTCGGGCGGGTTTGTGTTGTGGCAGATGAATCCGGACATGTGGTATGCGGAGCTTGCGGTTGGGGGCAGCAAAGTTCATGCTGGCTGCAACGGGAAGCTTGTTTGGAGACACACGCCGTGGCAGGGTGCACATACTGCGAAAGGGCCTGTGAGACCCCTGCGTCGTGCGCTGCAG GGTCTTGATCCAAGATCTACGGCTAGTATGTTTGCCGATGCCAGATGTATTGGAGAAAGAAAGGTCAATGGGGAGGATTGCTTCATCCTCAAGCTCTGTGCTGATCCTCAAACTTTGAAGTCCAGGAGTGAAGGCCCTGCGGAGATAATTAGGCATGTGTTGTTTGGCTACTTTAGCCAAAAGACCGGGCTTCTTGTTCACATGGAGGACTCTCATTTGACCCGCATTCAGTCCAATGGTGGTGATGCTGTTTACTGGGAAACCACAATCAATTCGTTCCTTGATGATTACAGACCTGTTGAGGGAATCATGATTGCGCATTCTGGGCGTTCTGTGGTTACCCTTTTCAGGTTTGGCGAGATGGCAATGAGCCATACCAAAACAAAGATGGAAGAAGCTTGGACGATTGAAGAGGTTGCATTTAATGTTCGGGGATTGTCAATGGACTGCTTTATCCCCCCAGCTGACTTGAGATCTGAGACTATAATGAGTGAAGCTTGCGAGCTTCCTCATGATGAAAGGGGAAAGGGTGGAGGGATTGCTGCAGCAGTGCAACGGGCCAAAGTAGCTGCACTGGAGAAAGAGCATATTGCTAATGGTGATAGCATGCGCTGGAAGATGGAAATATAA
- the LOC126782419 gene encoding heat shock 70 kDa protein 3-like, whose translation MVVVNYKNQKMQFAPEEISAMVLIKMRETAEAYLGMTVNDVVVTVPAYFNNFQRQATKDAAMVARMNVMRLLNEPTAAAIAYGLEKKATTNNVLIFDLGGGTFDVSIVKIEDEIFEVKATGGDTHLGGEDFDNRMVSYFLEEFEKKHKKNCSHDPKAMRRLRTSCERAKRTLSSTTETIIEIDSLFDGIDFHSKLTRAKFEELNIDLFNKCMEAVENCVTDAKMDRNNIHVIVLVGGSSRIPKIQQLLQDLFDGKVLCKSINPDEAVAYGAAVQAAVLRGGIEKVQDLLLLDVTSRSIGLELESGEFDIFIPKHSTIPTKKIMFYTTIIPKQTGLILPVYEGEERIAKENRLLGEFVLDGIPPGPKGKPLFVVCYEIDINGILIVTAEEKKLRLKNRIIISGLSFKVEIEKMIKKVEKCKLLEEEYNKKVEAKLALEDFPYEVSRRG comes from the coding sequence ATGGTTGTGGTAAACTACAAGAATCAGAAGATGCAATTCGCCCCAGAAGAGATATCTGCAATGGTTCTCATAAAGATGCGAGAAACTGCTGAGGCGTACCTTGGGATGACAGTCAATGATGTTGTTGTAACAGTCCCAGCATACTTCAATAACTTTCAGCGACAGGCTACAAAAGATGCTGCTATGGTAGCACgcatgaatgtgatgcgtttACTTAATGAGCCAACAGCTGCAGCTATTGCATATGGTCTTGAAAAAAAGGCCACTACTAATAATGTTCTCATCTTCGATCTTGGTGGTGGTACCTTTGATGTTTCCATAGTTAAAATTGAAGACGAGATTTTTGAGGTGAAAGCTACTGGGGGAGATACACATCTTGGGGGTGAGGATTTTGACAATAGAATGGTGAGCTATTTTTTAGAGGAGTTTGAGAAGAAACACAAGAAGAACTGTAGTCATGACCCCAAAGCAATGAGAAGATTGAGAACATCTTGTGAGAGAGCAAAAAGGACTCTTTCTTCAACTACTGAAACCATAATTGAGATTGATTCTTTATTTGACGGTATCGATTTCCACTCTAAATTGACAAGAGCAAAATTTGAAGAGCTGAACATAGATCTCTTTAATAAATGTATGGAGGCGGTGGAGAATTGTGTGACGGATGCCAAAATGGATAGGAATAATATTCACGTTATTGTTCTTGTTGGTGGATCTAGTAGAATTCCCAAGATACAACAACTATTGCAAGATCTCTTTGATGGTAAGGTTCTATGCAAGAGCATTAACCCTGATGAAGCAGTTGCATATGGTGCTGCGGTACAAGCTGCAGTTTTGCGAGGTGGTATTGAGAAAGTGCAGGACTTATTATTGTTAGATGTGACTTCACGTTCTATTGGATTAGAGCTTGAAAGTGGGGAATTTGACATTTTCATTCCAAAACACAGTACCATTCCCACCAAAAAAATAATGTTTTACACGACTATCATACCAAAACAAACCGGTTTAATACTTCCTGTGTATGAGGGCGAAGAAAGAATTGCCAAAGAAAACAGATTGTTGGGTGAATTTGTACTAGACGGAATCCCTCCTGGTCCAAAAGGTAAACCTCTCTTCGTTGTCTGTTATGAGATTGATATCAATGGCATTTTGATTGTCACTGCTGAGGAAAAGAAGCTTCGTCTTAAGAACAGGATTATAATAAGTGGGTTATCATTTAAAGTGGAAATTGAGAAGATGATCAAGAAAGTAGAAAAGTGCAAGTTATTGGAGGAGGAATATAACAAAAAAGTAGAGGCTAAGCTTGCATTGGAAGACTTTCCATATGAAGTCAGCCGCAGAGGCTAG